A genome region from Marasmius oreades isolate 03SP1 chromosome 5, whole genome shotgun sequence includes the following:
- a CDS encoding uncharacterized protein (BUSCO:EOG092645L9) — translation MVSVSIGDVQRLFLQAMLSRGVLSEKLAKAIWLQCINAVNIEDENIEIPYTNTEESWDTFLKNVNNTINDLDLEFKGIQDELTGKRLFSLVNRKDDETAQLATDFTPSEIIYFKAIVEQIMSARNESFSLSSMVALGEVTALKGKINMTKTQAENVLASFVAKGWLLRSKRGRYSLSPRTLLELYPYIRGTYADELLECTICHEVLTKGIACHTRNCTIRMHYHCFKAFRRRNGACPQCKVDWPREASDVPLVPVGEDALQDGEDSKRRVRARASTSSGDSDEDMEPSQTQSQSQSGPSRGQKSKKGNSSKIEADGEEDVDEPDDDGEGRPLRTQSKRHGGRH, via the exons ATGGTCTCTGTCTCTATCGGCGATGTGCAACGACTGTTTCTACAAGCCATGCTTTCGCGTGGTGTTCTTTCCGAGAAGCTTGCAAAAGCTATCTGGTTGCAGTGCATCAACGCCGTCAACA TCGAGGATGAAAATATAGAGATTCCATACACCAACACAGAGGAATCATGGGATACATTCCTAAAGAACGTTAACAATACTATTAACGATCTCGATTTGGAGTTCAAAGGTATACAAGATGAATTGACGGGTAAACGCTTGTTCTCCTTG GTCAATCGAAAAGACGACGAGACTGCACAATTGGCCACCGACTTCACTCCGAGCGAAATCATATACTTCAAAGCTATC GTCGAACAAATAATGTCAGCTCGTAATGAATCGTTCTCACTTTCATCGATGGTTGCCCTTGGAGAGGTCACCGCTCTGAAGGGCAAGATCAACATGACCAAAACACAGGCAGAGAATGTCCTCGCGAGTTTTGTAGCTAAAGGTTGGCTTTTGAGGAGCAA GCGTGGCAGGTACTCTCTGTCCCCTCGAACGCTGCTGGAATTGTACCCGTACATCAGGGGTACATATGCAGATGAACTGTTGGAATGCACAATCTGCCATGAG GTTCTCACCAAAGGGATAGCCTGCCACACACGAAATTGCACTATAAGAATGCATTACCATTGCTTCAAAGCATTCAGGCGTCGGAATGGAGCATGTCCTCAATGTAAAGTGGATTGGCCACGCGAGGCTTCTGACGTTCCTCTTGTCCCTGTTGGAGAAGACGCTCTACAAGATGGGGAAGATAGTAAACGACGTGTAAGGGCCAGGGCCTCTACCAGTAGTGGCGATTCGGACGAGGACATGGAACCCTCCCAAACGCAGTCGCAAAGTCAAAGTGGCCCCAGCCGAGGCCAGAAGAGTAAGAAAGGCAATTCCAGTAAAATAGAAGCCGACGGcgaagaagatgttgacgagccggatgatgatggtgagggCCGTCCTCTGAGGACTCAGAGTAAACGTCATGGCGGAAGGCATTAG
- a CDS encoding uncharacterized protein (BUSCO:EOG09264CP8): protein MTTTNSSRRQLSVFDAKFVVDLATHQSYSENVFLFVPNLIGYTRIILAGLSLHFMSYHPKYCTAAYVISCLLDAVDGHAARALGQTSKFGAVLDMVTDRCTTTCLLCYLSIAYPAYTIFFQFLIALDFSSHYMHMYSSLLTGSRSHKLVTSDVSRILWLYYNDSRTLFLICAGNELFFVALYLVKWTSTPLPIDFTALPVVGDLLQGLTYPQALALLSFPVCGLKNFINLVQLWKASKILVGVDLAERAKARQEKGR, encoded by the exons ATGACCACAACCAACTCTTCCAGGCGGCAACTCAGCGTCTTCGACGCCAAATTTGTTGTTGACCTCGCAACCCATCAGTCTTACTCCGAAAATGTCTTTCTCTTCGTGCCCAACCTTATAG GCTACACCAGAATTATTTTAGCTGGTCTTTCTCTACATTTTATGAGTTATCATCCAAAATACTGCACTGCAGCCTACGTTATTTCGTGTCTTCTGGATGCTGTGGACGGACATGCAGCGCGCGCCCTCGGCCAAACTTCAAAGTTTGGGGCTGTATTAGACATGGTGACCGACCG CTGCACAACGACCTGCCTACTTTGTTATCTCTCGATTGCTTATCCAGCCTATACGATTTTCTTCCAATTCCTCATTGCTCTTGACTTCAGCAGTCACTATATGCATATGTACAG TTCCCTTTTAACTGGTTCCAGAAGCCACAAACTTGTCACTAGTGATGTGAGTCGGATCCTTTGGCTGTACTATAATGACTCA CGAACGCTATTCCTCATTTGCGCTGGAAATGAATTATTCTTTGTTGCCCTGTACCTGGTCAAATGGACATCTACACCTCTTCCTATCGATTTCACGGCACTTCCTGTTGTAGGAGACTTGCTACAGGGCTTGACCTATCCGCAGGCTCTCGCGCTCCTCAGTTTCCCCGTATGCGGGTTGAAGAACTTTATCAACTTAGTACAATTGTGGAAGGCTTCAAAAATTCTTGTGGGTGTTGATTTGGCTGAGAGAGCGAAGGCTCGGCAGGAGAAAGGACGGTGA
- a CDS encoding uncharacterized protein (BUSCO:EOG09263MR4) gives MNQRKPSTSSGNALQQYQETDGHFSLVRNFRLADLVTIMNGVCGSFSIFSSARYLLNNDPDYLWSALVFPLAGLMFDFLDGKVARWRNSSSLLGQELDSLADLISFGVAPSLLAFTVGLRTYLDTVVLTAFVCCGLARLARFNATVALVPKDATGRAKYFEGLPIPSSLVLVGLLAFWTKMGWIEGQQGIPGGTVTLWGESGGRGEIHVVSVVFGCWAAAMVSKTLRIRKL, from the exons ATGAATCAACGAAAACCGTCCACGAGTTCAGGCAATGCTCTTCAACAATACCAGGAGACCGATGGACATTTTTCTCTTGTCAG AAACTTTCGACTAGCTGACTTAGTGACAATAATGAACGGTGTCTGTGGATCCTTTTCGATATTTTCCTCGGCACGCTATCTCCTCAACAACGACCCCGATTACCTTTGGAGCGCTCTGGTCTTCCCCCTAGCGGGCCTAATGTTCGACTTTCTGGACGGAAAGGTTGCGAGATGGAGGAACTCCAGTAGTCTTTTGGGACAGGAACTGGACAGCTTGGCAGACTTG ATCTCGTTTGGAGTCGCTCCCTCCCTGTTGGCATTTACTGTCGGACTCAGAACATACCTGGATACGGTAGTCCTCACCGCCTTTGTATGTTGCGGATTAGCCAGACTTGCACGCTTCAATGCTACTGTCGCCCTCGTTCCAAAGGATGCGACCGGCCGGGCGAAGTACTTTGAAGGGTTGCCAATCCCATCATCTTTAGTGTTGGTGGGCCTTCTCGCCTTCTGGACGAAGATGGGATGGATAGAAGGACAACAAGGTATTCCTGGTGGCACGGTCACGTTATGGGGAGAATCGGGTGGCAGAGGAGAGATTCACGTTGTCTCCGTCGTATTCGGGTGTTGGGCCGCTGCAATGGTCAGTAAGACCTTGCGGATACGCAAGCTGTGA
- a CDS encoding uncharacterized protein (BUSCO:EOG092626HU), with the protein MFKGSHKPAFSNDASLQVENHGTAQYPFRLNFYDKPPLYDVTIEDLEICALDRLRILAEIESSAARNRSWEETKSFTMAQCSKYLPLNANSARTDLHSERRKDHLGHFVLRLAFCRSEDLRRRFIKAESTLFRIRFETDDGQERRQFLSSREFRWTAVDNAEKEKYKAELKANYQGFRNEDDKERAFAQENYYKVRWTRVPDLVEKRKVFLKGGWAYVPSRDQSSIAYQEFEDQLGNALQMTAKALPRLDEDNRLLPILNNLSQGFVAGVSSDWVAPSSEGNEDQVRAEMVDELAQKHFPLCMRNLHQNLKKDHHLKHFERLTYGLFLKVLGLSVEEAIIFWRKSFVGSHVKDDKFNKEYKYNIRHSYGLEGRRANYPAKSCQQLLMAESSSYGCPYRNFSPENLQSALLSAYSSQGLTSSDLPEIMQTVSARHYHVACTRVFETTHAKSGVKRGEGVGAGESVTHPNQYATKSMEMEKQRKDSMDVKAEMEMEVDL; encoded by the exons ATGTTTAAAGGATCCCACAAGCCCGCGTTCTCCAACGACGCGTCTCTACAAGTTGAAAATCACGGAACGGCACAATACCCGTTTCGCCTCAATTT CTATGATAAACCTCCGCTTTACGATGTTACCATAGAAGATTTGGAAATTTGTGCGCTTGATCGTCTTCGCATACTTGCAGAAATAGAGTCCTCAGCAGCACGGAATCGATCATGGGAAGAGACAAAGTCCTTCACTATGGCACAATGTTCGAAGTACCTCCCTTTGAATGCCAATTCCGCTCGAACGGACCTGCATTCGGAACGGAGGAAGGACCATTTGGGGCATTTTGTATTGAGGCTTGCTTTTTGCCGTTC GGAGGATCTCAGAAGACGTTTCATCAAGGCAGAGAGCACTCTCTTCCGAATTCGGTTTGAGACTGATGATGGGCAGGAACGGAGACAGTTCCTGAGTTCGAGGGAGTTTCGCTGGACAGCA GTTGACAACgcggagaaagaaaaatacaAGGCAGAGCTCAAGGCAAACTAccagggatttagaaatgaAGATGATAAAGAGCGTGCTTTCGCACAAGAAAACTACTACAAG GTCAGATGGACCCGCGTTCCCGATCTAGTCGAGAAGCGAAAGGTTTTCCTCAAGGGAGGTTGGGCCTATGTTCCCTCGCGCGACCAATCAAGTATTGCATATCAAGAGTTTGAGGATCAGTTGGGGAATGCCTTACAA ATGACCGCGAAAGCCCTCCCAAGGCTAGATGAAGATAATCGCTTACTTCCTATCCTCAACAACCTTTCTCAAGGCTTCGTAGCCGGTGTTTCGTCCGACTGGGTGGCACCATCGAGTGAAGGAAACGAGGATCAAGTCAGAGCCGAAATGGTCGATGAACTTGCCCAGAAGCATTTCCCACTGTGCATGCGcaatttacatcaaaacCTGAAGAAAGACCACCATTTGAAGCACTTTGAGCGTTTAACGTATGGACTGTTTCTGAAG GTACTCGGTCTCTCAGTCGAAGAAGCTATCATCTTCTGGAGAAAGTCTTTCGTCGGGAGCCATGTAAAAGATGACAAATTCAACAAGGAATATAAATACAATATCAGGCATTCTTATGGTTTAGAAGGACGGCGGGCAAATTATCCCGCAAAGAG TTGCCAACAGCTATTGATGGCCGAAAGTTCCTCATATGGTTGTCCATATCGAaatttctctccagaaaaCCTTCAGAGTGCCCTACTATCTGCCTACTCCTCGCAGGGTCTCACATCTAGCGACTTGCCCGAGATTATGCAGACGGTGAGTGCTCGGCATTATCACGTTGCATGCACTCGTGTGTTCGAGACTACACATGCCAAGAGTGGTGTAAAGAGAGGTGAAGGAGTTGGAGCAGGGGAGAGTGTAACACACCCTAACCAGTATGCAACAAAAAGCATGGAAATGGAGAAACAGAGGAAGGACAGTATGGATGTGAAAGCAGAGATGGAAATGGAGGTAGACCTCTAG
- the ASN1 gene encoding asparagine synthetase (MEROPS:MER0034539; BUSCO:EOG09261145), translating into MCGIFAVHGTDNPAAYRTRAIACSKKLRHRGPDWSGCYVGKNSVLVHERLAIVGVDTGAQPLIGMDRKVILAVNGEIYNHLGIRSGLGPEVKFKTHSDCEVIIPLYGKHDRELCKHLDGMFSFVLLDESVTPPRIIAARDPIGITTLYQGWSFKKPGVVYFASELKAIIEECDSIISFPPGHVYDSRDNSTIRYFQPSWWNGDLETLEADIPTKPVDLNLIRTTLEAAVRKRLMSEVPYGVLLSGGLDSSLIASIAARETERIARAQMETRQRKLQESISGPTTPVFASEETTIAAWPQLHSFSIGLENSPDLLAARKAAHFLGTVHHEYVFTVQEGLDAIPEVIYHLETYDVTTVRASTPMYLLSRKIKAMGVKMVLSGEGSDEIFGGYLYFHAAPDPISFHQECVRRVKNLHTADCLRANKSTMAWGLEARVPFLDKQFLEVAMDIDPKEKMFSKGQDQETDEDGCPKMEKYILRKAFDCVPNGKPYLPRSILWRQKEQFSDGVGYSWIDGIKDHAAAVVSDEVFEKRAKRWPGSTPDTKEAYFIREIFESLFPSEAAAKTAIRWVPRGDWGCASDPSGRSVSIHNAAYE; encoded by the exons ATGTGTGGAATTTTTGCTGTTCATGGTACAGACAATCCTGCGGCGTATCGAACTCGCGCTATCGCCTGTTCTAAAAAGCTGCGTCACCGTGGTCCCGATTGGTCTGGCTGTTATGTTGGGAAAAACTCTGTTCTCGTCCACGAACGTCTGGCAATTGTTGGCGTTG ATACCGGTGCACAGCCCTTAATCGGCATGGACAGAAAAGTAATACTTGCAGTTAATGGCGAGATCTATAATCACCTCGGTATTCGATCAGGGCTGGGTCCTGAGGTTAAATTCAAGACGCATTCGGATTGTGAAGTAATTATTCCCCTG TACGGCAAACATGACAGGGAGCTATGTAAACACCTCGATGGAATGTTCTCGTTTGTTTTGTTAGACGAATCCGTCACCCCGCCACGAATAATAGCCGCACGAGATCCAATTGGGATCACCACTCTCTACCAAGGATGGAGCTTCAAGAAGCCAGGGGTTGTCTACTTCGCATCCGAATTGAAAGCCATTATTGAGGAGTGTGACTCCatcatctctttccctccAGGACACGTATACGATAGCAGGGACAATTCGACAATCAGATATTTCCAACCGTCATGGTGGAACGGCGATCTTGAAACCCTCGAGGCCGATATTCCTACGAAACCCGTTGATCTCAACCTCATTCGAACAACGCTCGAAGCAGCGGTTCGTAAGAGACTGATGTCAGAAGTTCCATATGGCGTCCTCCTCAGTGGAGGTCTCGATAGCAGTCTAATAGCATCGATCGCTGCGAGGGAGACGGAACGAATCGCAAGAGCTCAGATGGAAACACGCCAAAGAAAATTACAGGAATCGATCAGTGGGCCCACAACTCCTGTATTTGCATCCGAAGAGA CAACTATCGCCGCCTGGCCACAGCTTCATTCGTTTTCGATCGGTCTTGAAAACTCTCCAGACTTGTTGGCTGCTCGTAAAGCAGCACATTTTTTGGGCACAGTGCATCACGAATATGTCTTCACTGTACAGGAAGGCCTTGATGCGATTCCAGAGGTAATTTATCACCTAGAGACATACGACGTGACTACCGTCCGTGCAAGTACACCGATGTACTTGCTCAGTCGTAAAATCAAAGCTATGGGTGTCAAAATGGTTCTCAGTGGAGAAGGGAGCGACGAAATTTTCGGAG GATACTTGTATTTCCACGCGGCTCCTGATCCCATATCATTTCATCAAGAATGTGTACGACGTGTCAAAAACCTGCACACTGCAGACTGCTTGCGGGCAAACAA GTCAACCATGGCCTGGGGCTTGGAAGCTCGTGTTCCTTTCCTTGACAAACAGTTTTTAGAGGTCGCAATGGATATCGAcccgaaggagaagatgttcAGTAAAGGTCAAGATCAAGAAACGGACGAAGATGGTTGCCCCAAGATGGAAAAG TATATTTTACGAAAAGCATTTGACTGTGTTCCTAATGGAAAG CCTTACCTTCCTCGTTCGATCCTTTGGAGGCAAAAAGAACAATTCTCGGATGGCGTTGGTTATTCTTGGATTGATGG AATAAAGGACCACGCAGCTGCAGTTGTTTCTGATGAAGTATTTGAAAAAAGAGCCAAGAGGTGGCCAGGAAGCACGCCCGACACAAAAGAGGCGTACTTTATTCGAGAAATTTTTGAAT CGCTCTTTCCTAGTGAGGCTGCCGCGAAAACTGCAATTCG GTGGGTCCCGCGGGGTGACTGGGGATGTGCTTCAGACCCGTCAGGAAGAAGTGTTAGTATTCACAACGCAGCATATGAATAA